In Trifolium pratense cultivar HEN17-A07 linkage group LG7, ARS_RC_1.1, whole genome shotgun sequence, a genomic segment contains:
- the LOC123896503 gene encoding uncharacterized protein LOC123896503 yields the protein MEDTEEALNRQLENLERLMVSLDISGKNQEIPDNKSEDNNQIIYDFSSEEASENENENPHFVKIEEHGETSGTKRPADFEKEFTKQKFQKVPHYYEPSQNPFQGQGVLDIDCSLDTAKDLRDWYNTNNVLIHLNEDLRNLGSVDTFNYLQYKTRGNAFKYISNLPPQVMGTMPLIGSLVTDWVYSLLVKEFKGWKDTDQSKAAFSNQNLWKITNLKICNMCYIDNFICEFQSYYYNIDNETRLSRGLLDLLYDKLPGGVSTQVKLYFTSISSEGKVDDTLGGRITVLKQWLTDKCSEKIAKREAKVSLCCDKLQNKVGNYGCNSRNPKKKSRRNIRSYKKKKFRKIPFKKFRKGDKKFFRKKPPYPKRKTCPQDKKSCTCWLCHEEGHYANECPKRDNPKKNVLQAIYAIGYEPIESDVESDEEIYEYCTETDSEIDLDVEESTW from the coding sequence ATGGAAGATACAGAAGAAGCCCTTAATAGGCAACTAGAAAACCTAGAAAGACTTATGGTCTCTTTAGATATAAGTGGAAAAAATCAGGAGATCCCTGATAACAAATCTGAAGATAACAATCAGATCATTTATGATTTTAGCTCAGAAGAAGCTAGTGAAAACGAAAATGAGAATCCTCATTTCGTAAAAATAGAAGAACATGGAGAAACTTCAGGTACCAAAAGACCTGCAGATTTTGAAAAGGaatttaccaaacaaaaattccaaaaagtACCTCATTACTATGAGCCTTcacaaaacccttttcaaggaCAAGGTGTTTTAGACATAGATTGTAGTTTAGACACTGCAAAGGATCTTAGAGATTGGTACAATACAAATAATGTATTAATCCATCTGAATGAAGATCTAAGAAATTTAGGATCAGTTGATACTTTCAACTACCTACAATATAAAACTAGAGGAAATGCATTCAAATACATTTCAAATCTACCACCACAAGTTATGGGAACTATGCCTTTAATAGGATCCTTAGTTACAGACTGGGTATATAGTTTACTAGTCAAAGAATTCAAAGGATGGAAGGATACCGACCAATCAAAAGCAGCATTTTCCAATCAAAATCTTTGGAAAAtaactaatttaaaaatttgcaaTATGTGTTACATTGATAACTTTATTTGTGAATTTCAGAGTTATTATTATAACATAGACAATGAAACAAGACTATCAAGAGGATTGTTAGATCTCCTCTATGATAAGCTTCCAGGAGGAGTGTCAACTCAAGTCAAACTATACTTTACCTCAATATCATCAGAAGGAAAGGTAGATGATACTCTAGGAGGAAGAATAACTGTTTTAAAACAGTGGCTCACAGATAAATGTAGCGAAAAGATAGCTAAAAGAGAAGCTAAAGTATCACTTTGCTGTGATAAGTTACAAAACAAAGTAGGAAACTATGGGTGTAACTCTAGAAATCCTAAAAAGAAATCTAGAAGAAATATAAGGtcttataagaaaaagaaattcagaaaaatcccttttaagaaatttagaaaAGGAGATAAGAAATTCTTTAGGAAAAAACCACCTTAtcctaaaagaaaaacatgtccACAAGATAAGAAATCATGCACATGTTGGTTATGTCATGAAGAAGGACACTATGCCAATGAGTGCCCTAAAAGGGATAACCCTAAGAAAAATGTCTTACAAGCCATATACGCAATAGGATATGAACCTATAGAATCAGATGTAGAATCTGATGAGGAAATTTATGAATACTGCACAGAGACAGATTCAGAGATAGACTTAGATGTCGAGGAAAGTACTTGGTAA
- the LOC123895648 gene encoding transcription factor ILR3-like: MVSPENTNWLFDYTLIDEIPVDGSFAFTWPPPHPSNVGVEMDGSLGDSDGIKEPGSKKRGRSDSCAPSSSKACREKLRRDKLNDKFVELGSFLEPGRPPKTDKAAILIDAARMVKQLRGEAQKLKDSNSNIQEKIKELKVEKNELRDEKQRLKAEKEKLEQLMKSMNAQPSFLTHPPPIPAAFAPQGQVPGNKLMPFMSYPGVAMWQFMPPASVDTSQDHVLRPPVA; the protein is encoded by the exons ATGGTTTCCCCGGAAAACACCAATTGGCTTTTCGATTACACTTTGATTGACGAAATTCCCGTCGATGGCTCCTTCGCCTTCACGTGGCCCCCACCACATCCTTCCAATGTTGG TGTTGAAATGGATGGCTCTTTGGGGGATTCTGATGGTATCAAAGAACCTGGTTCGAAGAAGAG GGGTAGATCGGATTCATGTGCTCCTTCCAGCTCTAAGGCATGTCGAGAGAAGCTGCGGAGGGATAAGCTGAATGacaa GTTTGTTGAATTAGGCTCCTTCTTGGAGCCTGGAAGGCCTCCCAAAACTGACAAGGCAGCAATTCTGATCGATGCTGCCCGCATGGTGAAACAGTTGCGGGGTGAAGCCCAGAAGTTGAAAgactcaaattcaaatattcaaGAGAAGATTAAAGAGTTGAAG GTTGAGAAAAATGAACTCCGTGATGAAAAGCAGAGGCTTAAGGCTGAGAAAGAGAAGTTGGAGCAGCTAATGAAATCAATGAATGCCCAACCCAGTTTCTTGACACACCCTCCTCCAATCCCTGCTGCATTTGCTCCACAAGGCCAAGTCCCTGGAAACAAGTTAATGCCTTTCATGAGTTATCCAGGAGTTGCCATGTGGCAATTCATGCCACCAGCCTCCGTGGATACCTCACAGGATCATGTACTCCGTCCACCAGTCGCCTAA
- the LOC123898461 gene encoding uncharacterized protein LOC123898461 codes for MTEVSYFEETSSYHTDAICDNKIESAELSLTAEENFKRKYNIFKNIFSRKNILKFGIMTGEEAIPIDSTHGNIVISTIDTTQVKERIKTFPENERSKIGYIHISTIQILIKSTFMKGINSPLEIALKDSRILDTDQATIAKGNCNLKYGKIKFDINLQIGLSLKDKDLDRSIVFHYKMKNKNFMKKGNHPFTIYYRINYALSNSHHSIEFKGKDTIHIDELFAPIVTLKSPIFRSLARNSCSLIEADKDLFEETEDKSLFRSQSLRITPPKKDFYISEQKELSKLHSSIEGLSLQVQNLDRKI; via the coding sequence ATGACTGAAGTATCATATTTCGAAGAAACATCTAGTTATCACACAGATGCTATCTGtgataataaaatagaaagtgCAGAATTATCTTTAACTGCAgaagaaaatttcaaaagaaaatataacatattcaaaaatattttctcaagaAAAAATATTCTGAAATTTGGAATAATGACAGGAGAAGAAGCAATTCCCATTGATTCTACTCATGGAAATATAGTTATATCTACTATAGATACAACTCAAGttaaagaaagaattaaaaccTTTCCAGAAAATGAAAGATCTAAAATTGGTTATATTCATATATCGACCATTCAGATTTTAATTAAAAGTACTTTTATGAAAGGTATTAATTCACCTCTAGAGATAGCTTTAAAAGACTCTAGAATTCTAGACACAGATCAAGCAACAATTGCAAAAGGAAATTGCAATCTAAAATATGgtaaaatcaaatttgatataaatttaCAAATTGGTTTATCCCTAAAAGATAAAGATCTTGATAGATCTATAGTTTttcattataaaatgaaaaacaaaaattttatgaaaaaaggtAATCACCCCTTTACCATTTACTATAGAATTAACTATGCTTTGAGTAATTCACATCACAGTATAGAATTCAAAGGAAAAGACACAATTCATATTGACGAATTGTTTGCACCTATAGTGACTCTAAAGTCACCTATATTCAGAAGCCTAGCAAGGAATAGTTGTTCTTTGATAGAAGCTGACAAAGATCTGTTTGAGGAAACAGAAGACAAATCGTTATTTAGAAGCCAAAGCCTTAGAATAACACCACCCAAAAAAGATTTTTATATCTCAGAACAAAAAGAGCTAAGTAAGCTACATAGTTCAATAGAAGGACTATCCTTACAAGTCCAAAATTTAGATAGAAAAATCTAA
- the LOC123895649 gene encoding probable galacturonosyltransferase 12 produces MQLHISPSLRHVTVLPGKGLKEFIKVKAVSKRLSYRMMFYSLLFFTFLLRFVFVLTAVDGIDGENKCSTIGCLGKKLGPRILGRRPESSVPEVIFQTLDEPLGNDELKGRFDIPQTLEEFMIKMKEGGYDAKTFAVKLREMVTLMEQRTRLAKIQEYLYRHVASSSIPKQLHCLDLRLAHEHTNNAAARLQLPSAELVPALVDNSYYHFVVASDNVLAASVVATSLVRNCLRPRNVVIHIITDRKTYYPMQAWFSLHPLAPAVIEVKALHHFDWFSKGKVPVLEAMEKDQKVRSQFRGGSSAIVANTSEKPNVIASKLQALSPKYNSVMNHIRIHLPELFPSLNKLVFLDDDIVVQTDLTPLWDIDMNGKVNGAVETCHGEDKFVMSKRLKSYLNFSHPLISKHFNPNECAWAYGMNIFDLEAWRKTNISNTYHYWVGQNIKSDLSLWQLGTLPPGLIAFHGHVHIIDPFWHMLGLGYQENTNFADIENAGVIHFNGRAKPWLDIAFPQLRSLWTKYVDFSDKFIKSCHIRK; encoded by the exons ATGCAGCTGCATATATCACCAAGTTTGAGGCATGTTACTGTGCTACCAGGGAAAGGGCTTAAAGAGTTTATCAAAGTGAAAGCTGTGTCGAAGCGCCTTTCTTATAGGATGATGTTCTATTCACTTTTGTTCTTCACTTTTCTTTTGAggtttgtgtttgttttaaCAGCTGTTGATGGCATTGATGGAGAAAACAAGTGCTCTACTATAG GTTGTCTAGGAAAAAAGTTAGGACCAAGGATTTTGGGTAGACGACCTGAATCATCG GTCCCAGAAGTGATATTCCAAACTTTAGATGAACCTCTTGGCAATGATGAACTAAAGGGAAGGTTTGATATTCCACAAACTTTAGAAGAATTCATGATTAAAATGAAGGAAGGTGGATATGATGCAAAGACATTTGCAGTGAAACTTAGAGAAATG GTAACCCTTATGGAACAAAGGACTAGGTTGGCCAAAATCCAAGAATATCTATATCGACATGTAGCGTCGAGCAGCATACCGAAACAACTTCATTGCCTTGACTTGAGGTTGGCACATGAGCATACGAATAATGCGGCAGCACGTCTTCAGCTACCGTCTGCAGAACTAGTTCCTGCTCTTGTCGACAATTCCTATTACCATTTTGTCGTAGCCTCAGATAACGTGCTCGCCGCTTCGGTGGTTGCAACGTCACTCGTTCGTAACTGTTTACGACCTAGGAATGTTGTTATACACATAATTACAGACCGAAAGACTTATTATCCCATGCAGGCTTGGTTCTCATTGCATCCTCTAGCGCCTGCTGTGATTGAGGTCAAGGCATTGCACCATTTCGATTGGTTTTCAAAGGGAAAGGTTCCTGTTTTAGAAGCAATGGAGAAAGATCAGAAGGTTCGGTCGCAGTTTAGAGGAGGTTCATCAGCTATAGTAGCAAATACATCTGAGAAGCCAAATGTTATTGCATCAAAACTACAAGCACTTAGTCCCAAATATAATTCAGTGATGAACCACATTCGGATACATCTACCAGAG TTGTTTCCAAGTCTTAACAAGTTGGTCTTCCTCGACGATGATATTGTGGTACAAACTGATCTTACGCCTCTGTGGGACATTGACATGAATGGAAAAGTAAATGGAGCAGTGGAAACATGTCATGGAGAAGATAAGTTTGTGATGTCAAAGAGGTTGAAAAGCTATTTGAACTTTTCTCACCCTCTAATATCAAAACATTTCAATCCTAATGAATGTGCTTGGGCCTATGGCATGAACATTTTTGATTTGGAGGCTTGGAGGAAGACCAATATAAGCAATACATATCATTATTGGGTTGGGCAG AACATTAAATCAGACCTGAGTTTGTGGCAGCTAGGGACATTACCTCCTGGATTGATAGCATTTCATGGTCATGTCCACATTATAGATCCTTTCTGGCATATGCTTGGATTAGGATATCAGGAAAATACAAATTTTGCTGATATTGAGAATGCTGGTGTTATCCATTTCAATGGAAGGGCAAAGCCATGGCTAGACATAGCTTTTCCACAACTAAGGTCATTGTGGACAAAATATGTTGACTTCTCAGATAAGTTCATTAAAAGCTGTCACATTAGAAAATGA
- the LOC123895650 gene encoding uncharacterized protein LOC123895650 codes for MASSLSSSSYLHTTHSQSTKTFKPSPCITAYFNTKFTSIPFHTHHLCKHYHISCIPLSPTIPPKATSTLIHSSLSSPNPPISKEDAILQAKTSLSTVLEKPLNNPKLIGKFKKLKQPKFRVEIPVIDDSPDSLSKLALDIFGDMSIKRKGSAIKILILWPNPSLKEAAIVAFQSHSINNIVEHIDIVSVAKTDPRILNSADVTIFLVPESSQLSVVKMVSDAFSPKPVVLLNPKWAFEEESNFGNLSGFVSSFEVVYSFMGLEVRGLLSKRKGVIFKYVRDGVGSGERWNVLVEEGEEMKVVSSFKVRPSIGEVETVLYNLMAINSPITKSAKFFKGLVSNVTGKK; via the coding sequence ATggcatcatcattatcatcatcatcctaTCTTCACACAACTCATTCACAATCTACCAAAACTTTCAAGCCATCACCATGCATAACTGCATATTTCAATACCAAATTTACATCAATCCCATTTCATACTCATCATCTATGCAAACACTACCATATATCATGCATCCCCCTAAGTCCTACCATTCCCCCCAAAGCTACTTCCACACTCATTCACTCCTCACTCTCTTCCCCTAATCCACCAATCTCAAAGGAAGATGCCATACTTCAAGCCAAAACATCCCTTTCAACAGTCTTAGAGAAGCCCCTCAACAACCCTAAACTAATAGGCAAATTCAAGAAACTGAAACAGCCCAAATTCCGGGTTGAAATTCCGGTCATCGATGACTCGCCGGATTCGCTTTCCAAACTTGCTCTTGATATTTTTGGAGACATGTCCATCAAAAGAAAAGGTTCTGCCATTAAGATTTTAATCCTTTGGCCTAATCCTAGCTTAAAAGAAGCTGCCATTGTTGCATTTCAGTCTCATTCAATCAACAACATAGTTGAACACATTGACATTGTTTCAGTTGCAAAAACTGATCCCAGAATCTTGAATTCTGCTGATGTGACAATATTTTTGGTGCCGGAGAGTTCGCAATTGTCAGTGGTGAAAATGGTGAGTGATGCTTTTAGTCCAAAGCCAGTGGTTTTGTTGAATCCAAAATGGGCATTTGAGGAAGAGAGTAACTTTGGTAATCTAAGTGGTTTTGTGAGTTCTTTTGAAGTTGTTTATTCTTTTATGGGATTAGAGGTAAGAGGGTTATTGAGCAAAAGAAAAGGTGTGATTTTTAAGTATGTGAGAGATGGGGTTGGTAGTGGAGAGAGATGGAATGTTCTTGTAGAAGAAGGTGAGGAAATGAAGGTGGTTTCTTCATTCAAGGTTAGGCCAAGTATTGGTGAAGTTGAGACTGTTTTGTATAATCTGATGGCTATTAATTCGCCGATAACGAAGTCTGCAAAGTTCTTCAAGGGATTGGTATCTAATGTGACAGGGAAAAAGTAA